A single genomic interval of Lathyrus oleraceus cultivar Zhongwan6 chromosome 7, CAAS_Psat_ZW6_1.0, whole genome shotgun sequence harbors:
- the LOC127107477 gene encoding 3-oxoacyl-[acyl-carrier-protein] synthase I, chloroplastic → MVCIGFSSTCLFEVSLVQHEGLRFSQRIQMLSTACMPQSYTLATTKKCKIIKAMASPNVAAPQREKDPKKRVVITGMGLVSVFGSDIDVFYNKLLEGESGISLIDRFDASSFPVRFGGQIRDFSSQGYIDCENDRRLDDCSRYCLVAGKRALEDANLGYEALNIMDRTRMGVLVGTGMGGVSGINTAVDALTHRGHEKINPSFIPYTINMSSALLAIDTGLMGPNYSISTACATANYCFSAASHHIRSGEVDIMVVGGTEASIIPSGVGGFIACRALSQRNDEPKKASRPWDKNRDGFVIGEGSGVLIMESLESATKRGARIIAEYLGGAITCDAHHMTDPRSDGLGVSSCISKSLQDAGVSPEEVNYVNAHATSTLAGDLAEVNAIKEVFKDTSELKMNGTKSMIGHCLGAAGGLEAIATIKAITTGWLHPTINQDNLEEDVTIDTVPNFKKRHEVNVAISNSFGFGGHNSVVVFAPFKP, encoded by the exons ATGGTATGCATTGGCTTTTCTAGTACATGTCTTTTTGAGGTATCTTTGGTTCAGCATGAAGGTCTTAGATTTTCTCAAAGAATACAAATGCTTTCAACTGCATGCATGCCACAAAGCTACACTTTAGCTACGA CCAAGAAATGCAAAATAATCAAGGCCATGGCTTCTCCAAATGTAGCAGCTCCTCAAAGAGAGAAAGATCCAAAAAAGAGAGTAGTAATAACAGGAATGGGTCTTGTTTCTGTCTTTGGTAGTGACATAGATGTGTTTTACAACAAGCTTCTTGAAGGAGAAAGTGGAATAAGCCTAATAGATAGGTTTGATGCTTCAAGCTTCCCCGTCCGCTTTGGCGGTCAGATACGCGATTTTTCTTCACAAGGTTACATTGATTGCGAGAATGATCGGCGCCTCGATGATTGCTCGAGGTATTGTTTAGTAGCAGGCAAGAGGGCACTTGAAGATGCTAATCTTGGATATGAAGCCCTCAACATT ATGGACAGAACAAGAATGGGAGTACTAGTGGGAACAGGAATGGGAGGTGTAAGTGGTATTAACACTGCTGTTGATGCTCTCACTCATAGAGGGCATGAAAAGATTAATCCATCTTTCATTCCCTACACCATTAACATGAGTTCTGCTTTGTTGGCTATAGACACAGGACTAATGGGACCAAATTATTCAATTTCCACTGCTTGTGCTACAGCAAATTACTGTTTTTCTGCAGCTTCTCATCACATTCGAAGTGGTGAAGTGGATATTATGGTGGTTGGTGGTACAGAAGCTTCGATTATACCTTCTGGTGTTGGAGGATTCATTGCTTGCAGAGCTTTGTCTCAGAGGAATGATGAGCCTAAGAAGGCTTCAAGACCGTGGGACAAAAATCGCGATGGTTTTGTCATTGGCGAAGGCTCTGGTGTCCTG ATAATGGAGAGCTTGGAGAGTGCAACAAAGAGAGGAGCAAGAATAATTGCTGAATATTTGGGTGGTGCGATAACATGTGATGCTCATCACATGACTGATCCAAGATCTGATGGACTTGGAGTTTCATCTTGCATAAGCAAGAGTTTACAAGACGCCGGTGTTTCCCCTGAAGAG GTGAATTATGTGAATGCTCATGCTACATCAACACTAGCTGGTGACTTGGCTGAGGTTAATGCAATCAAAGAGGTTTTTAAGGATACATCAGAACTAAAAATGAATGGGACTAAG TCAATGATTGGCCATTGTCTTGGTGCTGCTGGTGGTTTGGAAGCTATAGCAACTATCAAAGCAATAACTACTGGCTGGTTGCATCCAACCATTAACCAAGAT AATTTGGAAGAGGATGTTACAATTGATACAGTACCTAATTTTAAGAAAAGGCATGAAGTTAATGTTG CTATCTCCAATTCATTTGGATTTGGTGGACACAATTCAGTAGTTGTCTTTGCCCCATTCAAACCCTAA
- the LOC127107478 gene encoding 30S ribosomal protein S6 alpha, chloroplastic gives MASSSLYSIPLSSSSSLSAPSLRTFSLTSTLPFPESNFYFHQNRKHHFNFTVKAETLDFTSSFFEGGFGSGDDPFIPGTGFAVEEKPEPQCPPGLRQFETMVVLRPDMSEDERLALTQKYEELLVAGGGMYVEVFNRGIIPLAYSIQKKNKEGETNTYLDGIYLLFTYFTKPESIKALEQTLLMDDNVVRSSSFRIRKRKY, from the exons ATGGCATCTTCTTCACTCTATTCAATTCCTCTTTCATCTTCTTCCTCTCTTTCCGCTCCTTCCCTTCGCACATTCTCCCTCACCTCCACTCTTCCATTTCCCGAATCTAATTTCTACTTTCACCAAAACAGGAAACACCATTTCAACTTCACCGTTAAAGCAGAAACCCTAGATTTTACCAGTTCGTTCTTTGAAGGCGGATTTGGTTCAGGCGATGACCCGTTTATTCCCGGAACCGGTTTTGCCGTTGAAGAGAAACCGGAACCACAATGCCCGCCCGGACTCAGACAGTTCGAAACCATGGTTGTTTTGAGACCTGATATGTCTGAGGATGAGCGTCTTGCACTCACTCAGAAATACGAGGAG CTTCTTGTTGCTGGAGGTGGAATGTATGTAGAGGTTTTTAACAGGGGTATTATTCCACTAGCATATAGCATCCAGAAGAAAAAcaaggaaggagaaactaacACCTATTTGGACGGCATCTACCTCTTATTCACCTACTTCACAAAGCCCGAGTCCATAAAAGCCCTTGAGCAGACACTATTGATGGATGATAATGTTGTCCGATCATCGAGCTTCAGGATCAGGAAAAGGAAATATTAG